Proteins co-encoded in one Pseudomonas beijingensis genomic window:
- the nrdR gene encoding transcriptional regulator NrdR, with amino-acid sequence MHCPFCGANDTKVIDSRLVAEGEQVRRRRECLACGERFTTFETAELVLPRLIKTDGSRQPFDEEKLRAGMQRALEKRPVSVERLEAALVHIKHKLRATGEREVKSLVVGELVMAELQKLDEVAYIRFASVYRRFQDLNEFREEIDRLAREPVKQ; translated from the coding sequence ATGCACTGTCCCTTCTGCGGTGCCAACGACACCAAGGTCATCGACTCGCGACTGGTCGCCGAGGGCGAACAAGTCCGCCGCCGCCGCGAATGCCTGGCTTGCGGCGAACGTTTCACGACGTTCGAGACCGCTGAACTGGTGTTGCCGCGCCTGATCAAAACCGACGGCAGCCGCCAGCCGTTCGACGAAGAAAAACTGCGCGCCGGCATGCAGCGCGCCTTGGAAAAACGCCCGGTGAGCGTCGAGCGCCTGGAAGCGGCGCTGGTGCACATCAAGCACAAGCTGCGGGCGACCGGCGAGCGCGAGGTCAAATCCTTGGTGGTCGGTGAGCTGGTGATGGCCGAGCTGCAGAAGCTCGATGAAGTCGCCTACATCCGTTTCGCCTCGGTGTACCGGCGCTTCCAGGACCTGAACGAGTTCCGCGAAGAAATCGACCGCCTGGCCCGCGAACCGGTGAAACAATGA
- a CDS encoding ABC transporter permease, which produces MYLFRLAMASLANRRFTAILTAFAIALSVCLLLAVERVRTEARASFASTISGTDLIVGARSGSVNLLLYSVFRIGNATNNIRWDSFEQFANNPKVKWAIPMSLGDSHRGYRVMGTTEAYFEHYQYGRQQHLELADGRAFATDPFEVVLGAEVAEALHYKLGDKLVLAHGVAAISLVKHDDKPFTVVGILKRTGTPVDRTLHISLGGMEAIHIDWKNGVPAQGNGRISADQARNMDLTPQAITAFMLGLNSKISTFALQREINEFRGEPLLAILPGVALQELWSLMGTAEKALFVISLFVVLTGLIGMLTAILTSLNERRREMAILRSVGARPWHIATLLVLEAFALALAGVTAGLALLYIGIAAAQGYVQSAYGLYLPLGWPSEYEWTLLAGILVAALLMGSVPAWRAYRQSLADGLSIRL; this is translated from the coding sequence ATGTATTTGTTCCGTCTAGCCATGGCCAGCCTGGCGAACCGCCGCTTCACCGCGATCCTCACCGCATTCGCCATCGCCCTGTCGGTGTGCCTGCTGCTGGCGGTGGAACGGGTGCGCACCGAGGCGCGGGCGAGTTTCGCCAGCACCATCAGCGGCACCGACCTGATCGTCGGCGCCCGCTCCGGTTCGGTGAACCTGCTGCTGTATTCGGTGTTTCGCATCGGCAACGCCACCAACAACATCCGCTGGGACAGCTTCGAGCAGTTCGCCAATAACCCGAAAGTGAAGTGGGCGATCCCCATGTCCCTTGGCGATTCCCACCGCGGTTATCGGGTGATGGGCACCACCGAGGCCTACTTCGAGCATTACCAGTACGGCCGCCAGCAACACCTGGAACTGGCCGATGGCCGGGCGTTCGCCACCGATCCGTTCGAAGTGGTGCTCGGTGCCGAAGTCGCCGAGGCGCTGCACTACAAGTTGGGAGACAAACTGGTGCTGGCCCACGGCGTGGCGGCGATCAGCCTGGTCAAGCATGACGACAAGCCCTTCACCGTGGTCGGGATCCTCAAGCGCACCGGCACGCCGGTGGACCGCACGCTGCACATCAGCCTCGGCGGCATGGAGGCGATCCACATTGACTGGAAAAACGGCGTGCCAGCCCAGGGCAATGGGCGCATCAGTGCCGACCAGGCCCGCAACATGGACCTCACGCCCCAGGCGATCACCGCGTTCATGCTCGGCCTCAACAGCAAGATTTCGACCTTTGCCTTGCAACGCGAGATCAATGAGTTTCGTGGTGAGCCGCTGCTGGCGATCTTGCCGGGCGTAGCGCTACAGGAACTGTGGAGTTTAATGGGCACAGCGGAAAAAGCCCTGTTCGTGATTTCGCTGTTCGTGGTCCTGACCGGGTTGATCGGCATGCTCACGGCGATTCTCACCAGCCTCAACGAGCGTCGCCGGGAAATGGCGATCCTGCGTTCGGTGGGCGCGCGGCCGTGGCATATTGCGACGCTGCTGGTGCTCGAAGCCTTTGCCCTGGCGCTGGCCGGGGTCACCGCCGGGCTGGCGTTGCTGTACATCGGCATCGCCGCCGCCCAGGGTTACGTGCAGTCGGCCTACGGCTTGTACTTGCCGCTGGGCTGGCCGAGCGAATATGAATGGACGCTGCTGGCTGGCATCCTGGTCGCCGCCCTGCTGATGGGCAGCGTGCCGGCCTGGCGCGCCTATCGCCAATCGTTGGCCGACGGCCTGTCGATCCGTCTATGA
- the ribBA gene encoding bifunctional 3,4-dihydroxy-2-butanone-4-phosphate synthase/GTP cyclohydrolase II, translating into MALNSIEELVEDIRQGKMVILMDDEDRENEGDLIMAAECCKAEHINFMAKHARGLICMPMTRERCELLKLPLMAPRNGSGFGTKFTVSIEAAEGVTTGISAADRARTVQAAAAKDAKAEDIVSPGHIFPLMAQAGGTLARAGHTEAACDLARMAGFEPSGVICEVMNDDGTMSRRAELENFAAEHNIKIGTIADLIHYRMIHERTVQRIAEQPLDSELGQFNLVTYRDSVEGDVHMALTLGTVCADEPTLVRVHNMDPLRDLLMVKQPGRWSLRAAMAAVAEAGSGVVLLLGHPLDGDVLLAHIRETADQAAVKKPTTYSIVGAGSQILRDLGVRKMRLMSAPMKFNAISGFDLEVVEYVPSE; encoded by the coding sequence GTGGCGCTCAATAGCATCGAAGAACTGGTCGAAGACATCCGCCAAGGCAAGATGGTCATCCTCATGGATGACGAAGACCGCGAGAACGAAGGCGACCTGATCATGGCCGCCGAGTGCTGCAAGGCCGAACACATCAACTTCATGGCCAAGCACGCCCGTGGGCTGATCTGCATGCCGATGACCCGCGAGCGCTGCGAGCTGCTGAAGTTGCCGCTGATGGCTCCGCGCAACGGCTCCGGTTTCGGCACCAAGTTCACCGTGTCCATCGAGGCTGCCGAGGGCGTGACCACCGGTATCTCCGCCGCTGACCGCGCGCGCACCGTGCAAGCCGCCGCGGCGAAAGACGCCAAGGCCGAAGACATTGTCAGCCCCGGCCATATCTTCCCGCTGATGGCCCAGGCCGGCGGCACCCTGGCCCGCGCCGGTCACACCGAAGCGGCCTGCGACCTGGCGCGCATGGCCGGTTTCGAACCCAGCGGCGTGATCTGTGAAGTGATGAACGACGACGGCACCATGTCCCGTCGCGCAGAACTGGAAAACTTCGCCGCCGAACACAACATCAAGATCGGCACCATTGCCGACCTGATTCACTACCGGATGATCCACGAACGTACCGTTCAGCGGATTGCCGAACAGCCGCTGGACAGCGAACTGGGCCAGTTCAACCTGGTGACCTACCGCGACTCGGTGGAAGGCGACGTGCACATGGCGCTGACCCTGGGCACCGTGTGCGCCGACGAACCGACCCTGGTGCGCGTGCACAACATGGACCCGCTGCGCGACCTGCTGATGGTCAAGCAACCCGGCCGCTGGAGCCTGCGGGCCGCCATGGCCGCTGTGGCCGAGGCCGGCAGCGGCGTGGTGTTGCTGCTCGGCCACCCGCTCGATGGCGACGTGCTGCTGGCGCACATCCGCGAAACCGCCGACCAGGCAGCGGTAAAAAAACCGACCACCTACAGCATCGTCGGTGCCGGTTCGCAGATCCTGCGTGACCTGGGCGTGCGCAAAATGCGCCTGATGAGCGCACCGATGAAATTTAATGCGATATCCGGTTTCGATCTGGAAGTTGTAGAATACGTGCCCTCCGAATAA
- the trxA gene encoding thioredoxin, with protein sequence MTQETPYIFDATTADFDQSVIANSFHKPVLVDFWAEWCAPCKALMPMLQTIAESYQGELLLAKVNCDIEQDIVARFGIRSLPTVVLFKDGQPVDGFAGAQPESAVRAMLEPHVQMPPPAAADPFEQAQALFDDGRFADAEAVLTVLLGEDNTNAKALILYARCLTERGELDEAQTVLDAVKSDEHKAALAGAKAQIQFLGLAKHLPDAADLKARLAKDPQDDEAVYQLAIQQLARQQYEAALDALLKLFVRNRSYSEGLPHKTLLQVFELLGNDHPLVTTYRRKLFAALY encoded by the coding sequence ATGACTCAGGAAACGCCCTACATCTTCGACGCCACCACCGCTGATTTCGACCAGTCGGTGATCGCCAACTCTTTCCACAAACCGGTGCTGGTGGATTTCTGGGCCGAATGGTGTGCGCCGTGCAAGGCACTGATGCCAATGCTGCAAACCATTGCCGAGAGCTATCAGGGTGAATTGCTGCTGGCCAAGGTCAACTGCGACATCGAGCAAGACATTGTCGCCCGCTTCGGCATTCGCAGCCTGCCGACGGTGGTGTTGTTCAAGGACGGCCAGCCCGTTGACGGCTTTGCCGGTGCCCAGCCGGAATCGGCGGTGCGGGCGATGCTCGAGCCCCATGTGCAGATGCCGCCACCGGCTGCGGCCGATCCGTTCGAACAGGCCCAGGCGCTGTTCGACGACGGTCGTTTCGCCGACGCCGAAGCCGTGCTCACGGTATTGCTGGGTGAAGACAACACCAACGCCAAGGCCCTGATCCTGTATGCCCGCTGCCTGACCGAGCGCGGCGAGCTGGATGAAGCGCAGACCGTGCTCGACGCAGTGAAAAGCGACGAACACAAGGCCGCCCTCGCCGGCGCCAAGGCGCAGATCCAGTTCCTCGGCCTGGCCAAGCACCTGCCGGACGCCGCCGACCTCAAGGCGCGCTTGGCAAAAGACCCGCAAGACGATGAAGCGGTGTACCAATTGGCGATCCAGCAACTGGCGCGCCAGCAGTACGAAGCGGCCCTCGACGCGCTGCTCAAGCTGTTCGTGCGTAACCGCAGCTACAGCGAAGGCCTGCCCCACAAGACCTTGTTGCAGGTTTTCGAACTGCTGGGCAACGACCATCCGCTGGTGACGACCTATCGGCGCAAGTTGTTCGCGGCGTTGTACTGA
- a CDS encoding OmpW/AlkL family protein → MHKSLLSASLVALALAAPLAQAHTAGDIIVRAGAITVNPEADSSSVKVDRGPLAGADLGGKATMSSDTQLGLNFAYMLTNNWGIELLAASPFEHDVKIKGTALGAANGKLGSLKHLPPTLSLVYYPLDAKSAFQPYVGAGINYTWIYDEHVGSEASANGFSNFRAKNSWGMAWQVGADYMLTDNIMINGQIRYIDIDTTAYVDNNAVAGGTRAKVNVDVDPFIYMVGLGYKF, encoded by the coding sequence ATGCACAAGTCCTTGCTCAGCGCTTCCCTCGTTGCCCTCGCCCTCGCTGCCCCGCTCGCCCAGGCCCATACGGCCGGCGACATCATCGTTCGCGCCGGTGCCATCACCGTCAACCCGGAAGCCGACAGTTCCAGCGTCAAGGTCGACCGTGGCCCGCTGGCCGGCGCCGACCTGGGTGGCAAGGCGACCATGAGCAGCGACACGCAACTGGGCCTGAACTTCGCTTACATGCTGACCAACAATTGGGGTATCGAACTGCTGGCGGCCTCGCCGTTCGAGCACGACGTGAAAATCAAAGGCACCGCCCTCGGCGCGGCCAATGGCAAGCTCGGCAGCCTCAAGCACCTGCCGCCGACCCTGAGCCTGGTCTACTACCCCCTCGATGCCAAGTCGGCGTTCCAGCCTTATGTCGGCGCCGGCATCAACTACACCTGGATCTACGACGAACACGTCGGCAGCGAAGCCAGCGCCAATGGCTTCAGTAACTTCCGGGCGAAAAACAGCTGGGGCATGGCCTGGCAAGTCGGTGCCGACTACATGCTGACCGACAACATCATGATCAACGGCCAGATCCGCTACATCGACATCGACACCACCGCCTATGTGGACAATAACGCCGTGGCGGGCGGTACCCGGGCCAAGGTGAATGTCGATGTGGATCCGTTCATCTACATGGTGGGGTTGGGTTACAAGTTCTAA
- a CDS encoding DUF3299 domain-containing protein — protein MPRALLALLMMVALPLWAAEPRDLAWSEMIPPDAPPEVPNMTPLHDLSKMSDALAAESAPAAKQDLPNAPVVKELDGQKIRLPGYIVPLEVSEEGRTTDFLLVPYFGACIHVPPPPSNQIVHVKSEVGVKLDELYQPYWVEGPMQVKPSTSELADAGYQMEAEKIYVYELPE, from the coding sequence ATGCCCCGCGCCCTGCTCGCGCTGTTGATGATGGTCGCCCTGCCGCTGTGGGCGGCCGAGCCGAGGGACCTGGCCTGGTCGGAAATGATCCCGCCGGATGCACCGCCGGAAGTGCCGAACATGACGCCGCTGCACGACTTGTCGAAGATGAGCGACGCCCTGGCCGCCGAGTCCGCGCCGGCGGCCAAGCAGGACTTGCCCAATGCGCCAGTGGTCAAGGAACTCGACGGCCAGAAGATTCGTTTGCCGGGCTACATCGTGCCGCTGGAAGTCAGCGAGGAAGGCCGCACCACCGACTTCTTGCTGGTGCCGTATTTCGGCGCCTGCATCCACGTGCCGCCACCGCCGTCGAACCAGATCGTGCATGTGAAAAGCGAAGTGGGGGTCAAGCTCGACGAGCTGTACCAACCGTATTGGGTCGAAGGACCGATGCAGGTCAAGCCGTCTACCAGTGAGCTGGCCGATGCCGGGTATCAGATGGAGGCCGAGAAGATTTATGTGTATGAGCTGCCGGAGTGA
- the ribD gene encoding bifunctional diaminohydroxyphosphoribosylaminopyrimidine deaminase/5-amino-6-(5-phosphoribosylamino)uracil reductase RibD, with the protein MTVSAQQAVLDAHYMARALELARRGHYTTHPNPRVGCVIVRDGQIVGEGWHIRTGEPHAEVHALRAAGDSARGATAYVTLEPCSHHGRTPPCADALINAGVARVVAAMQDPNPEVAGRGLQRLAQAGIATESGVLEGEARQLNQGFLKRMEHGLPFVRVKLAMSLDGRTAMESGESQWITGPAARSAVQRLRAQASVVLTGADTVLADNARLTVRADELGLDAEQTALVMSRPPLRVLVDGRLRVPLDAAFFKAGPALVATCMAVEEQYANGPECMIVAGDDGQVNLHRLLVELAGRGVNEVLVEAGPRLAGAFARQGLVDEFQIFIAGKFLGSTARPLLDWPLAQMKDAPALRITEIRAVGDDWRVIAVPVPPASV; encoded by the coding sequence ATGACCGTCTCGGCGCAGCAGGCCGTCCTCGACGCCCACTACATGGCCCGCGCCCTGGAGTTGGCGCGGCGCGGTCACTACACCACCCACCCCAACCCCCGGGTCGGTTGCGTGATCGTGCGTGACGGGCAGATTGTCGGCGAAGGCTGGCACATCCGCACTGGCGAGCCCCATGCCGAAGTCCATGCCCTGCGCGCTGCCGGCGACAGCGCCCGGGGTGCCACGGCCTACGTGACCCTCGAACCTTGCAGCCATCACGGGCGTACCCCGCCGTGTGCCGATGCGTTGATCAACGCCGGCGTGGCGCGGGTGGTGGCGGCGATGCAGGACCCGAACCCGGAAGTCGCCGGTCGGGGGCTGCAACGGCTGGCCCAGGCTGGTATTGCCACTGAAAGCGGCGTGTTGGAAGGCGAGGCGCGCCAGCTCAATCAGGGCTTCCTCAAACGCATGGAGCACGGCCTGCCGTTCGTGCGGGTCAAGCTCGCCATGAGTCTGGATGGCCGCACCGCCATGGAAAGTGGCGAAAGCCAATGGATCACCGGCCCGGCCGCACGCTCGGCGGTGCAACGCCTGCGGGCCCAGGCCAGCGTGGTGCTGACCGGCGCCGACACGGTGCTGGCGGATAACGCCCGGCTGACCGTGCGCGCCGATGAGCTGGGGCTCGATGCCGAGCAGACCGCGTTGGTCATGAGCCGTCCGCCGCTGCGGGTGCTGGTGGACGGGCGCCTGCGGGTGCCGCTGGATGCGGCGTTTTTCAAGGCCGGCCCGGCGCTGGTCGCTACCTGCATGGCGGTAGAGGAACAATACGCCAACGGTCCCGAATGCATGATCGTGGCGGGCGATGACGGCCAGGTCAATCTGCATCGGCTGCTGGTGGAGCTGGCGGGGCGGGGCGTCAACGAGGTGCTGGTGGAGGCCGGTCCGCGCCTGGCGGGGGCATTTGCCCGGCAGGGTCTGGTGGACGAGTTCCAGATTTTCATCGCCGGCAAGTTTCTCGGATCTACGGCGCGACCGTTGCTGGACTGGCCGCTGGCGCAGATGAAAGACGCCCCAGCGCTGAGAATCACTGAAATCCGCGCCGTGGGCGATGACTGGCGAGTCATCGCCGTTCCCGTTCCACCGGCCAGCGTATAA
- a CDS encoding DUF2796 domain-containing protein, with protein MRRLLLALPFALLPLVVAQAAVEHDHDHEHSSLGAHEHGVARLNASLDGEILELELESPAMNLVGFEHAATSDADKAKVAAVRAKLEKPAALINLADAKCTLEQQELESPLFGDEPDHEEHADDDGDEHHEHSEIHAHYQFRCVAPGSLTHLDLAPLFKIFPATQKILVQLIGPSGQQGGEVTAKAPTLKF; from the coding sequence ATGCGTCGTCTGCTTCTCGCTTTGCCGTTCGCCCTGCTGCCATTGGTTGTCGCTCAAGCGGCGGTCGAACACGATCATGACCATGAGCACAGCAGCCTTGGGGCCCACGAACACGGTGTCGCCCGCCTCAACGCCTCACTAGACGGCGAGATCCTGGAGTTGGAACTGGAAAGTCCGGCGATGAACCTCGTGGGCTTCGAACACGCCGCTACCAGTGACGCCGACAAAGCCAAGGTGGCCGCTGTCCGGGCGAAGTTGGAGAAGCCCGCGGCGCTGATCAATCTGGCCGATGCCAAGTGCACCCTGGAGCAGCAGGAACTGGAAAGCCCGCTGTTCGGCGACGAACCGGACCACGAAGAGCATGCCGATGATGATGGCGACGAGCACCACGAACACAGCGAAATCCACGCCCACTACCAATTCCGTTGCGTCGCGCCTGGCTCCTTGACCCATCTGGACCTGGCGCCACTGTTCAAGATCTTCCCGGCCACCCAGAAAATCCTGGTGCAACTGATCGGCCCGAGCGGCCAGCAGGGCGGGGAAGTGACGGCCAAGGCGCCAACCCTGAAATTCTGA
- the ribH gene encoding 6,7-dimethyl-8-ribityllumazine synthase, with amino-acid sequence MTLKTIEGTFIAPKGRYALVVGRFNSFVVESLVGGAVDALVRHGVSESDITIIRAPGAFEIPLVAQKVAQKGEYAAIIALGAVIRGGTPHFEYVAGECTKGLAQVSMEFGVPVAFGVLTVDSIEQAIERSGTKAGNKGAEAALSALEMVSLLAQLEAK; translated from the coding sequence ATGACCCTGAAGACCATCGAAGGTACCTTCATCGCCCCCAAAGGCCGCTACGCTCTGGTAGTGGGCCGTTTCAACAGTTTCGTGGTCGAGAGCCTGGTTGGCGGTGCGGTCGATGCCCTGGTTCGCCATGGCGTGAGCGAAAGCGACATCACCATCATCCGCGCCCCTGGCGCCTTCGAAATTCCGCTGGTTGCGCAGAAAGTCGCTCAAAAGGGCGAATATGCGGCGATCATCGCCCTGGGCGCGGTCATTCGTGGCGGTACTCCGCACTTCGAATACGTGGCTGGCGAATGCACCAAGGGCCTGGCCCAGGTGTCCATGGAATTCGGCGTGCCGGTCGCTTTCGGCGTGCTGACCGTTGATTCCATCGAGCAAGCCATCGAACGTTCCGGCACCAAGGCCGGTAACAAAGGCGCCGAAGCTGCCCTGTCCGCCCTGGAAATGGTCAGCCTGCTGGCGCAGTTGGAGGCCAAGTGA
- a CDS encoding riboflavin synthase: MFTGIIESIGSIRALTPKGGDVRVYVETGKLDLSDVKLGDSIAVNGVCLTAVELPGNGFLADVSRETLDCTAMNDLKSGSPVNLEKALTPTTRLGGHLVSGHVDGVGEVVSRTDNARAVEFRIRAPKELAKYIAHKGSITVDGTSLTVNAVDGAEFLLTIIPHTLSETIMASYRPGRRVNLEVDLLARYLERLLLGDKAAESGSPQKPGNITESFLAANGYLKS; this comes from the coding sequence ATGTTTACCGGCATCATCGAATCCATCGGCAGCATCCGTGCACTCACCCCCAAGGGCGGCGATGTACGGGTCTACGTCGAAACCGGCAAGCTCGACCTGAGCGACGTCAAGTTGGGCGACAGCATCGCGGTAAACGGCGTCTGCCTGACCGCCGTTGAACTGCCGGGCAACGGCTTCCTGGCGGACGTCAGCCGCGAAACCCTCGACTGCACGGCCATGAACGACCTCAAGAGCGGCAGCCCGGTCAACCTGGAAAAAGCCCTGACCCCCACTACTCGCCTGGGCGGGCACCTGGTCAGTGGACATGTGGACGGCGTCGGTGAAGTGGTTTCGCGCACGGATAACGCCCGGGCCGTGGAGTTTCGCATCCGCGCCCCGAAGGAACTGGCCAAGTACATCGCCCATAAAGGCTCGATCACCGTCGATGGCACCAGTCTGACGGTCAACGCGGTGGATGGCGCCGAATTCCTGCTGACGATCATTCCCCACACGTTGAGCGAAACCATCATGGCTTCGTACCGGCCAGGTCGCCGGGTCAACCTGGAAGTCGACTTGCTGGCCCGTTACCTGGAGCGCCTGCTTTTGGGCGACAAGGCCGCAGAGTCTGGCTCCCCACAAAAGCCGGGTAACATCACTGAAAGTTTTCTGGCCGCCAACGGCTACCTCAAATCCTGA
- a CDS encoding YbaY family lipoprotein, protein MPLRSLVLLSFFSLLMACSSDAPKPAAPAPAPAPKQAQEKARQATELGPLPAHQRELSGTLQGVPAGAEVELALLVIDDKDRPQQLLASSSLIGTNQALPFRLRFNPQAFPVGARVELRGRASQSGQLILHLPEQRISQPTTQALGTLQFVKAP, encoded by the coding sequence ATGCCGCTACGATCGCTCGTTTTGCTCAGTTTTTTCAGCCTGCTGATGGCGTGCAGCAGCGATGCCCCCAAGCCCGCCGCTCCCGCCCCGGCCCCCGCGCCGAAACAGGCCCAGGAAAAGGCCCGGCAAGCCACCGAACTGGGGCCGCTGCCGGCGCATCAGCGCGAGTTGAGCGGCACCCTACAAGGCGTACCGGCCGGCGCTGAGGTGGAACTGGCGCTGTTGGTGATCGATGACAAGGACCGTCCACAGCAACTGCTGGCCAGCTCCAGCCTGATCGGCACCAACCAGGCCCTGCCCTTCCGCTTGCGCTTCAACCCGCAAGCCTTCCCGGTCGGCGCCCGCGTGGAACTGCGTGGCCGCGCCAGCCAGTCCGGCCAGTTGATCTTGCACTTGCCGGAGCAACGCATCAGCCAACCGACCACCCAGGCATTGGGCACCCTGCAATTCGTCAAAGCGCCATGA
- a CDS encoding ABC transporter ATP-binding protein — MTQALIELSDLGFSWPGHPPLLDIPAFRLEAGETLFLKGPSGSGKTTLLGLLGGVQTADRGSIRLLGQELSELGAGRRDRFRVDHTGYIFQQFNLLPFLSVRENVELPCHFSKLRAQRATQRHGSVDQAAATLLAHLGLTDPNLLERRADSLSIGQQQRVAAARALIGQPELVIADEPTSALDYDARENFLRLLFAECREAGSSLLFVSHDQSLAPLFDRHLSLADLNRAATPLEV; from the coding sequence ATGACCCAAGCACTCATCGAACTCTCCGACCTGGGCTTCAGTTGGCCCGGACATCCGCCTTTGCTGGATATCCCGGCGTTTCGCCTGGAAGCGGGTGAAACCTTGTTCCTCAAGGGCCCGAGCGGCAGCGGCAAGACCACACTGCTGGGGCTGCTGGGCGGGGTGCAAACGGCGGATCGCGGCAGCATTCGCCTGCTCGGCCAAGAACTCAGCGAACTGGGCGCCGGCCGCCGCGACCGCTTTCGCGTGGACCATACCGGCTACATCTTTCAGCAGTTCAATCTGTTGCCGTTTCTCTCGGTACGGGAGAACGTCGAGCTGCCCTGCCACTTTTCCAAGCTCCGTGCGCAGCGGGCCACCCAGCGACATGGCAGTGTCGATCAAGCCGCCGCCACGCTGCTGGCCCACCTGGGCTTGACCGATCCGAACCTGTTGGAGCGTCGCGCCGACTCGCTGTCCATCGGCCAGCAACAACGGGTCGCCGCCGCCCGGGCATTGATCGGCCAACCGGAACTGGTGATCGCCGACGAACCGACTTCGGCCCTGGATTACGACGCCCGGGAAAACTTCCTGCGGCTGTTGTTCGCTGAATGCCGCGAGGCCGGGTCGAGCCTGTTGTTCGTCAGCCACGACCAGAGCCTGGCGCCGCTGTTCGACCGCCACCTCTCGCTGGCCGATCTCAATCGCGCCGCCACGCCACTCGAGGTCTGA
- a CDS encoding class I SAM-dependent methyltransferase yields the protein MSAPQDLQRALGELLGDARLVVCPLPGTDLKLWLIDGDNMDRAFSPEETRRILHEPPYWSFCWASGLAMARHLAEQPQWVEGKRVLDFGAGSGVAGIAAVKAGALEVVACDLDPLAIAACQANAALNGVKLGYSTDFFAEADRFDLILVADVLYDRANLPLLDQFLSRGREALVADSRVRDFQHPLYRRIEMLEAMTLPDLAEPEEFRHVSLYHARR from the coding sequence ATGAGTGCACCGCAGGACCTGCAACGCGCATTGGGTGAGTTGCTGGGCGACGCACGCCTGGTGGTTTGTCCGCTACCCGGCACCGACTTGAAGTTGTGGCTGATCGACGGCGACAACATGGACCGCGCCTTCAGCCCGGAAGAAACCCGGCGCATTCTCCACGAGCCGCCCTATTGGAGTTTCTGCTGGGCCAGCGGCCTGGCAATGGCCCGCCATCTGGCCGAACAGCCACAGTGGGTCGAAGGCAAGCGGGTACTGGATTTCGGCGCCGGCTCCGGCGTGGCGGGCATCGCGGCGGTCAAGGCCGGGGCGCTGGAAGTGGTGGCCTGCGACCTCGACCCACTGGCGATTGCCGCGTGCCAGGCCAATGCCGCGCTCAATGGCGTGAAGCTGGGTTATTCGACGGACTTTTTTGCCGAGGCTGATCGTTTCGACCTGATCCTGGTCGCCGATGTGCTCTACGATCGGGCCAACCTGCCGCTGCTCGACCAGTTTCTCAGCCGTGGTCGCGAGGCGTTGGTGGCCGATTCCCGGGTGCGGGATTTCCAGCATCCGCTGTACCGGCGCATCGAAATGCTTGAAGCCATGACGTTGCCGGACTTGGCTGAGCCGGAGGAGTTTCGGCATGTAAGCCTGTACCACGCGCGGCGTTAG